Genomic DNA from Frondihabitans sp. PAMC 28766:
AGTCATCAGCCCCATCGGCGTCGCACTCGCGCTCATCCGCGAACAGGTCGAACGGGTGATCCCCGGTGCGACCGACGAGCAGATCCTCGCCGTCCGTCGAGAAGCGGAACAGGCCGTCATCGCCCAGGGCGCCTCGCCCGCCGACGTCGCCGTCGACGTGACCGTCGACCCGCAATCCAACACGGTCCGAGCGATCGCCACCGGCGCCACGGAACTGCGGACGCAGGATCGCACGCACCAGGTCACCGACGACGAACTCTTGAACGCTGCCGCCAAGAGCTTCGACGTCGCCCCGAGAGCAGTGGAGATCCTTGCCTCGACCGACAGCCACGTCGTCTTCGGCACACCAGGCAAACGACGGCTCCTGGGGTCGGCGCGTCAAGCCGTACGCGTCATCGATCGCGACGGCGTCATCCGGTTCGTCTCGCCAGACGCCCGAGTCGAGCAGTCCACCGTCGGCGCCGGCGGGGACTTCCTGCCCCGCCTGATCGACGAGACCACCTCCTACGGCGACGGCGGTTCACGCGCCCCCGCCCTGCAGCTTCTCATCGGCCCGCGGATCGCCGATCTCTCGGGCGTGCTGGACGAGTCGCAGCTGATCTCTCTGGCCCGCACCGAAGTCGAAGGACGCGACCGCGACGAATCGCTGGTCGCCGTACTGGAGGCCCGGAAATGAGCGCTGCGCAGGCAGCTGCCACGACCCTCAGCCGAGCAGAGATCACTCGGATCCGGCGCCTCATCGACGTGGACGACCCCGCCCTCGGCGCGCGGCTCCTCTCCGGGGTCACGACGAACGAGTCCCGGCCCGATTCCCAGGTGCTCGAATGGAGCGCTCGCGCGCAGGAGTTCGGCCGATCGCTCGCCCGAGCCGGCCGCGCCGCCGACGACGTCACCGTCATCGAACGCACGGGGGGCCTTCACGACGGCGACCCGGTGATCGCCCGCTACAACTCCCGAAAGCACACCGTCGAGCTGTTCACCGACAGCGTCGACTTCTGCGAGCACCTCGTCGACGAACTCGGCTGGCGCACTCTCTTCCCCACAGGATCGATCCGCGCTGCGGCGACCGCCCACGAACAGGCCCACGAGCTGGTCATCCGCGATCACGCCCGAGAGCTCCGCGAGGCCGTCGGCCAGACGATCTTCCGCATCGGCCGGCATCGCCGCTACGCCTACGTCGCCGGCGCCGACGAACTCGCCGCCCACGCCTTCGCGCAGGCGACACTCGGCCTCGACCGCTCGCCCCTTCTCGTCACCGCGGCCGCGATGGCCGCACTCGACGGCCCCACTGGCAACGACGCCGACACCACTCACAAGGAGAACTGACCATGGGTATCGCCATCATCGTCATCATGGCGGTGGGGGTCGTCTTGATCCTCACCGGCAAGGTCCCCACCGCGTTCGCGCTTGTGCTGATCGCGGTGGCGATTGCCATCGTGGCCAAGGCGCCGCTGTTCGGCGCCACCAACAGCATCCTGCAGACGGTGCTCAGCGACGGCGCGATCAAACTCGCCTCGACGATGATCGCCATCCTCCTCGGATCCTGGCTCGGGTCCCTGATGCGAGAGACCGCTATCGCCAGCACACTCGTGCGCAAAACCGTCGAGTTCGCAGGGGAGCGTCCCGTCGTCGTCGCGCTCGGCGTGCTCGTGATCTCGGCTCTCTGCGGCGCGGTGACCGGCTCCGCTCCGGCCGCCCTTCTCGCCGGTGTCATCGGCATTCCGGCCATGATCGCCGTCGGCGTGCCGAAGGTCACCGCCGCGGGCACCATCCTGATGGGCATCGGCGCAGGTGCCCCGTTCGAACTGCCGACCTGGCAGTTCTTCGCCACGACGCTGAACCTCACCATTCCCGAGGTGCGATCCTTCCTGATCCTGCTGTTCCCGTTCGCCGCCCTCGCCGCGATCGCCTACGTGCTCATCGAGGTCCGCCGCCGAGGCACCGAGCACTCCTGGTCGCTTGCCGCGATGTCGCAGCGACGCCAGGAATCGCGGCGCCAGCGTCTCGGCGACGCGCCGTGGTTCGCCCTGCTGACCCCGGTCATCCCGATCGTGCTCGCCCTCGCCCTCCAGGTGCCCATCATCCCGTCCCTCCTCGTCGGGGTCCTCTTCGCCGTCGTCACGACCACCCGGCCGCGCCTGTGGACGACGCGCCTGCTGAAGTCGCTGTACGACGGGTTCCGCGTCGCCGCACCGCCCATCGTCCTGTTCATCGCCATCGGTATGCTGCTGTCGGCCGTCGCCTTGCCCGGCGCGGTCGGTGCGCTGGCGCCGATCGTCAAAACGGTTGCCCCGACGAATATCTGGCTGTACGTGATCGTGTTCTCGATCCTCGTGCCTCTGTGCCTCTACCGCGGGCCCCTGAACATCTTCGGCCTCGGTGCAGGGATCGCCGGCGCCCTGA
This window encodes:
- a CDS encoding transporter, which translates into the protein MGIAIIVIMAVGVVLILTGKVPTAFALVLIAVAIAIVAKAPLFGATNSILQTVLSDGAIKLASTMIAILLGSWLGSLMRETAIASTLVRKTVEFAGERPVVVALGVLVISALCGAVTGSAPAALLAGVIGIPAMIAVGVPKVTAAGTILMGIGAGAPFELPTWQFFATTLNLTIPEVRSFLILLFPFAALAAIAYVLIEVRRRGTEHSWSLAAMSQRRQESRRQRLGDAPWFALLTPVIPIVLALALQVPIIPSLLVGVLFAVVTTTRPRLWTTRLLKSLYDGFRVAAPPIVLFIAIGMLLSAVALPGAVGALAPIVKTVAPTNIWLYVIVFSILVPLCLYRGPLNIFGLGAGIAGALTAIGFYSPMAVLGLMSSYNQVFGVGDPTSTQTVWAAQYSGVKPQQVMVRVLPYVWLVAIAGIILSAVKFL